In Kutzneria kofuensis, the DNA window GCCGGTCGTGGTGAACTTGTCGTAGAAGACCCGTCTGTCGGCCACCCCCAGGGCGGGCAGCAGCTCGATCGCCGCCTCCACCATCGGCGGCGGCCCGCACACGTAGGCGTCCGCGCCGGTCAGGTCGGCCTCTCGGCGGCGGACCACGTCGGTGATCAGCCCCACCTCGCCGTCCCACGGCTCACCGTCCGGTTCGGACAGTGCCGGCACGAACTCGAAGCCCGGCAACCGGGTCGCGAGCTCGGCGATCTCCTTCTCGAAGCAGAGATCACGCCGTCGGCGGGCGCCGTAGTAGAACACCGCCCGGCGCTCGATGCCGCGCTCGGCCATCGACCGCAACAGCGCCAGGATCGGCGCGATGCCGGCGCCACCGCCGAGAAACACCAGCGGGGCGGTGGAATCCCGCAACGTGAACACCCCGAACGGCCCGGTCACCCGCAACCGGTCGCCGACCGCGACTTCGCCGTCCAGCACGCCGGAGAACAGGCCGTCGGGGTAGATCTTGATGACGAACTCGAGCAGCCCGCCGGCGGCCGAGGTGGTGGCCATCGAGAACGAGCGGGTGGCGTCCCGACCCGGCACCTCGAAGTCCAGGTACTGGCCGGGAAAGAACTTCAGGTCGGCCGGCTCGACCAGCCGCACCACCAGCTGCACCATGTCGTGGGTGACCCGGTCCTTGGACACGACCTCCACGGTGGCCTGCTGGATGGGCAGCCCGGACCGGATCATCTCCTCGTCGTAGTTGATCAGCTCGACGGTCAGGTCCTCGTACGCGTGCGCCCGGCACAGCAGCGTGTAGCCCTCCTCCTTCTCGTAGTCGGGCAACGCGAAGGTGGAGTAGCGGTCGTGCTCGACGTCGTCACCGTCCAGGATGAACGACTTGCACGACGCGCACTGGCCCTCCTTGCAGCCGTGCATGAGCATCACGCCCTGCTCGGCGGCGGCGCGCAGGATGGTCTGGTCCTCGTCGGCCTCGATCTCGATGCCGACCGGCTCGAAGCGGATCCGGTGCTTTTCGCCCATGGCGCTGTCTGCCTCTCGATCGGGCGCTTTCGCTGGGATGAGGGAGGCGCCCGGGGGTCGCCTCCCTCCGACCGCGGTTCAAGCCCGGGCGGGAGCCGGCCTGCC includes these proteins:
- a CDS encoding NADH:ubiquinone reductase (Na(+)-transporting) subunit F, with protein sequence MGEKHRIRFEPVGIEIEADEDQTILRAAAEQGVMLMHGCKEGQCASCKSFILDGDDVEHDRYSTFALPDYEKEEGYTLLCRAHAYEDLTVELINYDEEMIRSGLPIQQATVEVVSKDRVTHDMVQLVVRLVEPADLKFFPGQYLDFEVPGRDATRSFSMATTSAAGGLLEFVIKIYPDGLFSGVLDGEVAVGDRLRVTGPFGVFTLRDSTAPLVFLGGGAGIAPILALLRSMAERGIERRAVFYYGARRRRDLCFEKEIAELATRLPGFEFVPALSEPDGEPWDGEVGLITDVVRRREADLTGADAYVCGPPPMVEAAIELLPALGVADRRVFYDKFTTTGG